The following are encoded in a window of Vigna unguiculata cultivar IT97K-499-35 chromosome 8, ASM411807v1, whole genome shotgun sequence genomic DNA:
- the LOC114194722 gene encoding rust resistance kinase Lr10-like, which produces MMWRETTLLVVLLLLIHRSHARCLPSSCGNITHVSYPFRLQADPEKCGNKRYELVCENNVTVLYLHSAKYHVQAINYNNYTVRVVDPAIQHHNCSSLPLRSLSRSNFSDTYDDYTDPYQAGLRAYGNWKALSFEHIVFLNCNHSLRGNGKYVETEKCVKWESKGYAYAVGGDLKAEDFEVGCDVKLVAPTSLWTFNNHSYASMHRGLAYGFEISWPTFRIVDVLTLQASGVFALVIVFALVIVVWACKIVFGVLLIVALVICKWKKRCASMFENIENYLEQNSLAPIRYSYKEIKKMTGSFKEKLGEGGFGYVFKAKLCSGPFVAIKMLGRSKGNGQDFINEVATIGRIHHQNVVQLIGFCVSGSKRALVYEFMSNGSLDKLIVSKEESAQLSYEKIYNISVGVARGVAYLHHGCEMKILHFDIKPHNILLDENFIPKISDFGLAKLYPIENSIVTMTTARGTIGYMAPELFYKNIGGISHKADVYSFGMLLMEMASKRKNLNPHVERSSQLYFPFWIYDHIREEENIDIQDLTEEEKKIAKKMIIVALWCIQLKPNDRPSMNCVVKMLEGNIEDLEIPPEPTLYPDETSTYDQTINSASTTHSFI; this is translated from the exons ATGATGTGGAGAGAGACAACATTGTTGGTGGTACTGCTGCTTCTAATCCACAGAAGTCATGCTCGTTGTCTTCCTTCTTCCTGCGGCAACATCACCCACGTCTCTTATCCATTTCGATTACAAGCCGACCCAGAGAAGTGTGGTAACAAAAGGTATGAGCTTGTTTGTGAGAACAATGTTACGGTGTTGTATCTGCACTCTGCAAAATACCATGTTCAGGCAATCAACTACAACAACTACACAGTGAGAGTGGTTGACCCTGCAATTCAACACCACAATTGCTCCTCCCTTCCTCTGCGTTCTCTCTCTCGCTCCAATTTCTCTGATACTTACGATGACTACACGGATCCATACCAAGCCGGTCTAAGAGCATATGGTAATTGGAAAGCTCTGAGTTTCGAGCATATAGTGTTTCTGAACTGTAACCATTCATTGAGAGGGAATGGGAAGTATGTGGAAACTGAAAAGTGCGTGAAGTGGGAGTCAAAGGGATATGCATATGCTGTTGGTGGTGATCTAAAAGCAGAGGACTTTGAAGTTGGCTGTGACGTAAAGCTTGTTGCTCCAACGTCTTTGTGGACTTTCAATAACCATTCCTACGCTTCCATGCACAGGGGTCTGGCCTATGGATTTGAGATTTCATGGCCTACGTTTC GTATAGTGGATGTGCTGACACTGCAAGCATCAG GAGTTTTCGCACTTGTTATCGTTTTCGCACTTGTTATCGTGGTGTGGGCTTGCAAAATTGTGTTTGGGGTGCTACTGATTGTTGCACTTGTCATATGTAAATGGAAGAAAAGATGTGCATCaatgtttgaaaatattgaaaattaccTTGAACAAAATAGTTTGGCACCTATTAGATACTCGTACAAGGAAATCAAGAAAATGACTGGAAGTTTCAAAGAAAAGTTAGGTGAAGGAGGATTTGGCTATGTGTTTAAGGCAAAGTTGTGTAGTGGACCTTTTGTAGCAATTAAAATGTTAGGCAGATCCAAAGGAAATGGACAAGATTTTATCAATGAAGTTGCAACAATTGGAAGAATACATCATCAAAATGTGGTACAATTAATTGGGTTTTGTGTTAGTGGCTCAAAGCGCGCTCTTGTGTATGAATTCATGTCAAATGGATCTCTTGATAAACTTATAGTTTCAAAAGAAGAAAGTGCACAATTAAGCTATGAAAAGATATACAATATATCAGTTGGAGTGGCTCGTGGGGTTGCTTATCTTCATCATGGGTGTGAGAtgaaaattttacactttgaTATCAAACCCCATAACATCTTATTAGATGAAAACTTTATTCCAAAGATTTCCGACTTTGGATTGGCAAAGTTATATCCAATAGAAAATAGCATTGTCACAATGACTACAGCAAGAGGAACCATTGGATATATGGCTCCAGAattgttttacaaaaatattggAGGAATATCCCATAAGGCAGATGTTTATAGCTTTGGAATGCTTTTGATGGAAATGGCAAGCAAGAGGAAGAACCTAAATCCACATGTAGAGCGATCAAGTCAATTGTACTTTCCATTTTGGATCTATGATCATattagagaagaagaaaatatagatATACAAGATTTGActgaagaggaaaagaaaatagcAAAGAAGATGATTATAGTTGCACTTTGGTGTATACAATTGAAACCAAATGATCGTCCCTCAATGAATTGTGTAGTAAAAATGCTAGAAGGAAATATTGAAGACTTGGAAATTCCACCAGAACCTACTTTATATCCTGATGAAACGAGTACATATGATCAAACAATAAATTCAGCATCCACGACACATTCTTTTATCTAA